In the Hyphomonadaceae bacterium BL14 genome, one interval contains:
- a CDS encoding TIGR02301 family protein, giving the protein MPYALRFVTILRGLLVSFCLIAIAASPASAVQESDPYPVESLARILGELHGLTFACQGRQAQTWRTAMAELLDHEAPTAGTYRARLIDRFNEGFRHQERLRLRCGAESEYARQQLAEQGRAFSNQLRRTYLD; this is encoded by the coding sequence GTGCCCTACGCGCTTCGGTTTGTCACCATATTGCGGGGATTGCTGGTCAGTTTTTGTCTGATAGCGATCGCCGCTTCGCCCGCGTCAGCGGTGCAGGAAAGCGACCCCTACCCGGTCGAGAGCCTCGCCCGGATCCTGGGCGAGCTGCACGGCCTGACCTTCGCCTGCCAGGGCCGTCAGGCGCAGACCTGGCGCACCGCCATGGCCGAGCTGCTGGACCATGAGGCACCCACCGCGGGGACCTATCGCGCGCGGCTGATCGACCGGTTCAATGAAGGCTTCCGCCATCAGGAGCGGCTGCGCCTGCGCTGCGGCGCGGAAAGCGAGTATGCGCGCCAGCAACTGGCCGAGCAGGGCCGCGCCTTCTCCAACCAGCTGCGCCGCACCTATCTGGACTAG
- a CDS encoding glycosyltransferase family 9 protein has translation MTRILFITATRIGDAILFSGPLAHLARTHPGAHITVACGPLAAPLFRAAPFVTDVIVMAKRPGGRHWLDLWRRTAGRRWDLVVDMRGSVTSWFLRAGSRRVNRRAPGAEHRHRVTEAGAVLRLDPPPAPEIWIDEAARGHAQRVLPPGAPILALAPAAAAPFKEWPADRFAALANGLTGPGGAMEGARVALFGGPGDSATSSAVSAGITHAPVTDLTGQLDLVTAAACLQRARLFVGNDSGLMHMAAAAGAPVLGLFGPTDERVYGPWGSNARSVRAGGPAHEADRGRLRHAETSLMGGLGLEQVQAAAEALIAQTGPSESA, from the coding sequence ATGACGCGCATCCTGTTCATCACCGCCACGCGCATCGGCGACGCGATCTTGTTCTCCGGCCCGCTGGCGCATCTGGCGCGCACGCATCCGGGTGCGCACATCACGGTCGCGTGCGGCCCGCTGGCCGCGCCACTATTCCGGGCGGCGCCGTTCGTGACGGACGTCATCGTCATGGCCAAGCGCCCCGGTGGCCGGCACTGGCTGGACCTGTGGCGGCGCACCGCCGGACGGCGCTGGGATCTGGTGGTGGACATGCGCGGCTCGGTGACCAGCTGGTTCCTGCGCGCCGGATCGCGCCGGGTGAACCGGCGCGCGCCGGGCGCTGAGCACCGTCATCGTGTGACTGAAGCGGGCGCGGTGCTGAGGCTCGATCCGCCGCCAGCGCCGGAAATCTGGATCGACGAGGCGGCGCGCGGCCACGCGCAGCGTGTCTTGCCGCCCGGTGCGCCCATACTGGCGCTGGCGCCCGCCGCCGCTGCGCCGTTCAAGGAATGGCCCGCCGATCGCTTCGCAGCGCTGGCCAATGGGCTGACCGGGCCCGGCGGGGCCATGGAAGGCGCGCGCGTGGCGCTGTTCGGCGGGCCGGGTGATTCTGCGACATCCAGCGCGGTGAGCGCGGGCATCACGCACGCGCCGGTCACCGATCTCACCGGCCAGCTGGACCTGGTGACCGCTGCGGCCTGCCTGCAGCGCGCGCGCCTGTTCGTGGGCAATGATTCCGGGCTGATGCATATGGCCGCCGCCGCCGGCGCGCCGGTGCTGGGCCTGTTCGGGCCCACCGATGAGCGTGTCTATGGCCCCTGGGGTTCGAACGCGCGCAGCGTGCGCGCTGGCGGACCGGCCCATGAGGCCGACCGGGGCCGGCTGCGCCACGCCGAAACCTCGCTCATGGGCGGGCTGGGGCTGGAGCAGGTCCAGGCCGCCGCCGAGGCGCTGATAGCGCAAACCGGACCGTCAGAAAGCGCCTAG
- a CDS encoding PhoX family phosphatase, with protein sequence MRDRLDPDYEPECNRSGNTPFAQVFSARIGRRGFLQGSLGAAVGGLFASTGVAHALQAGAGPSLSFTPVPVSTQDTLVVPEGYEAKAIYRWGDPITGAMPAFSPDNTGAEQGEQAGMHHDGMHFFPIEGENPWQGSSTDGLLVVNHEYIEPRFLHAAAAQGQALSGSATLDHAGPRDPDLVLKEMNAQGVSIARIREDDDGEWRIVPDPRNRRITPLTEMEIAGPVRGSDLVKTKFSPAGERTRGTFANCAHGVTPWNTYMAAEENWSGYFVNTGGDLPREHARYGVRTDVSRYNWHRSADGADAYVRFDATPTAESAEDDYRNEPNTYGWMVEIDPFDPASMPVKRTTLGRFAHEGVVFAPAQAGQPVVCYSGDDARGEYIYKFVSAGAYVPGETRGEILDEGVLYAARFHEDGTGDWLALTYGENGLDESNGFTSQADVLVNTRTAADLVGATPMDRPEWGTVDFQTGAVYFTLTNHGNRAADDTDAANPRGPNLFGHIIRWHEDGAQHGRTFQWDLFVIAGPEGDSADMHGEALGADSRFSSPDGLWMDANRRLWIQTDISESVMNRGPFEAFGNNMMLAANPETGEIRRFLTGPVGQEITGVVTTPDHRTMFINVQHPGATTSRDDFAAGRFTSHWPDGGESIPRSATVMIRRTDRGVIGA encoded by the coding sequence ATGCGCGACAGGCTCGATCCCGACTACGAACCGGAGTGCAACCGCTCGGGCAATACGCCATTCGCGCAGGTGTTCAGCGCCCGCATCGGGCGGCGCGGGTTCCTTCAAGGCTCGCTGGGTGCCGCGGTGGGCGGGCTGTTCGCCTCCACCGGCGTGGCCCATGCGCTGCAGGCCGGGGCCGGCCCGTCTTTGAGCTTCACGCCCGTCCCGGTCAGCACTCAGGACACGCTGGTGGTTCCTGAAGGGTATGAGGCCAAGGCGATCTATCGCTGGGGCGATCCCATTACCGGCGCCATGCCGGCCTTCAGCCCGGACAATACCGGCGCCGAGCAGGGCGAGCAGGCAGGCATGCACCATGACGGCATGCACTTCTTCCCCATCGAGGGCGAAAATCCGTGGCAAGGCAGCTCCACCGACGGCCTGCTGGTGGTCAATCACGAATATATCGAGCCGCGCTTCCTGCACGCTGCGGCGGCTCAGGGCCAGGCCCTGTCCGGCTCGGCCACGCTGGATCATGCCGGACCGCGCGATCCCGATCTGGTGCTTAAGGAAATGAACGCCCAGGGCGTGTCCATCGCGCGCATCCGCGAGGATGATGATGGCGAATGGCGCATCGTGCCTGACCCGCGCAACCGGCGCATCACGCCCCTGACCGAGATGGAAATCGCCGGTCCGGTGCGCGGCAGCGATCTGGTGAAAACGAAATTCTCTCCCGCAGGCGAGCGTACGCGCGGCACCTTCGCCAATTGCGCCCACGGCGTGACGCCGTGGAACACCTACATGGCTGCCGAGGAGAACTGGTCGGGCTATTTCGTCAATACGGGCGGCGATCTGCCGCGCGAGCACGCGCGCTACGGCGTGCGCACCGATGTGTCGCGCTATAACTGGCACCGCTCGGCCGATGGCGCTGACGCATATGTGCGCTTTGACGCCACGCCGACGGCGGAGAGCGCCGAGGACGATTACCGCAATGAACCCAACACCTATGGCTGGATGGTGGAGATCGATCCGTTCGATCCGGCCAGCATGCCGGTCAAGCGCACCACGCTTGGTCGTTTTGCTCATGAAGGCGTTGTGTTCGCGCCGGCTCAGGCCGGTCAGCCCGTCGTGTGCTATTCCGGCGATGATGCGCGCGGCGAGTATATCTACAAATTCGTCTCCGCCGGTGCCTACGTGCCTGGCGAAACCCGCGGCGAGATTCTCGATGAAGGCGTGCTTTATGCCGCCAGATTCCATGAGGACGGCACGGGTGATTGGCTGGCGCTGACCTATGGCGAGAACGGGCTGGACGAAAGCAACGGCTTTACGTCACAGGCCGATGTTCTGGTCAACACGCGCACCGCCGCTGACCTGGTGGGGGCTACGCCCATGGACCGGCCCGAATGGGGCACAGTCGATTTCCAGACGGGCGCTGTCTATTTCACCCTGACCAATCACGGCAATCGCGCCGCCGACGACACCGACGCCGCCAATCCGCGCGGGCCGAACCTGTTTGGCCATATCATCCGCTGGCATGAGGATGGCGCGCAGCACGGCCGGACCTTCCAGTGGGATTTGTTCGTCATTGCCGGGCCTGAAGGCGACAGCGCGGACATGCACGGCGAGGCGCTGGGCGCCGACAGCCGGTTCTCCAGCCCGGACGGGCTGTGGATGGACGCCAACCGGCGGCTGTGGATACAGACCGATATCTCCGAAAGCGTCATGAATCGCGGGCCGTTTGAGGCCTTTGGCAATAACATGATGCTCGCAGCCAATCCCGAGACCGGCGAGATCCGCCGCTTCCTGACCGGTCCGGTGGGGCAGGAGATCACCGGCGTGGTGACCACGCCTGATCACCGCACGATGTTCATCAATGTCCAGCATCCCGGCGCGACCACATCGCGCGATGACTTCGCGGCCGGGCGCTTCACCAGCCACTGGCCGGATGGCGGCGAGTCGATCCCGCGCTCGGCCACGGTGATGATCCGGCGCACCGACCGGGGCGTGATCGGCGCCTAA
- a CDS encoding threonylcarbamoyl-AMP synthase — MTDTLAAREPDALDEAARVLARGGVVAVPTETVYGLAADATNGEAVARIYQAKGRPRFNPLIVHVDSLEMAERVVDLGETGRALAQAFWPGPLTLVAPMREDAGVASLVTAGLETLAVRWPDSPALTGLISRLGHPLAAPSANRSGAVSPTTAAHVRDGLGGRIDLILDGGACRIGVESTIVSVTGGAPSILRPGGVPRSAIEAVTGPLGAAHTESDRPSAPGQLASHYAPRAPVRLNAIAPRAGESYLAFGARPKVVGYDVINLSEQSDLAEAAANLFAALRSLDELGRPIAVAPIPDAGLGEAINDRLRRAAADRSTTP, encoded by the coding sequence ATGACCGATACTCTGGCCGCCCGGGAACCCGATGCGCTTGATGAAGCCGCGCGCGTACTGGCGCGCGGCGGTGTGGTGGCGGTGCCGACCGAGACCGTCTACGGCCTGGCCGCCGACGCCACGAACGGCGAAGCGGTGGCGCGCATCTACCAGGCCAAGGGCCGCCCGCGCTTCAATCCGCTGATCGTCCATGTGGACAGTCTGGAGATGGCCGAGCGCGTGGTCGATCTGGGCGAGACCGGACGCGCGCTGGCGCAGGCTTTCTGGCCCGGCCCGCTGACGCTGGTGGCCCCGATGCGCGAGGATGCCGGCGTGGCGAGCCTGGTGACAGCCGGTCTGGAGACATTGGCGGTACGCTGGCCGGACTCGCCCGCCCTCACCGGCTTGATCTCCCGCCTTGGCCATCCCCTTGCCGCGCCCAGCGCCAACCGGTCCGGGGCGGTCAGCCCCACCACCGCCGCCCATGTGCGCGACGGGCTCGGCGGGCGCATCGACCTCATTCTGGATGGCGGTGCCTGCCGTATTGGCGTGGAGAGCACGATTGTCAGCGTTACCGGCGGCGCGCCTTCCATCCTGCGCCCCGGCGGCGTGCCCCGCAGCGCCATCGAGGCCGTAACCGGCCCCTTGGGTGCGGCCCATACCGAATCGGACCGGCCCAGCGCACCCGGTCAGCTCGCCAGCCACTACGCGCCAAGGGCGCCGGTGCGCCTCAATGCAATCGCTCCCCGTGCAGGGGAGTCCTATCTGGCGTTCGGTGCACGCCCAAAAGTTGTTGGTTATGATGTGATTAACCTTTCCGAACAATCAGACCTAGCCGAGGCGGCTGCAAACCTGTTTGCTGCTTTGCGCAGTCTGGATGAGCTTGGACGGCCCATCGCCGTGGCGCCGATCCCGGATGCCGGACTGGGTGAAGCGATCAATGATCGCCTTCGCCGCGCTGCAGCGGATAGAAGCACTACACCCTGA